The Candidatus Angelobacter sp. DNA window AGTCGCCGAGCGCGACAACAGTAAGCGCACAATCCTCATTGCGATTGCGGCCGTCATGTTGTTGGCCGGGATCGCGGCCTTGGTACTTCGCCCGAAACCCAAGGCGGTCGCCGTGCCTCCGCCGTATGCTGCCGACTTGAAATTCTCCGATGTCAAACTCAGCCAGGCGCAGAACTTCGTTGGCGCGACCGTCACCTACGTGGACGGCACTCTCAGCAATACTGGTAGCAAGAGTGTGACCGACGCGACCGTGCGCGTTACGTTCAAAGATCCGTACGGTCAGATTGCGCAGGTCGAGGAAGTACCGATCAAAATTCTGCGCACCAGCGGCCCTTATCCCGATACCGCAAACCTCTCTGTCGCACCGCTCGCGGCAGGCCAGAGTCAGAC harbors:
- a CDS encoding DUF2393 family protein, coding for MGGLLQPTPTVAERDNSKRTILIAIAAVMLLAGIAALVLRPKPKAVAVPPPYAADLKFSDVKLSQAQNFVGATVTYVDGTLSNTGSKSVTDATVRVTFKDPYGQIAQVEEVPIKILRTSGPYPDTANLSVAPLAAGQSQTFRLTFEHVSDQWNQGQPDLQIIAITTK